From Afipia carboxidovorans OM5, one genomic window encodes:
- a CDS encoding sodium-translocating pyrophosphatase, whose translation MTALWLIVLCGALSVVYAAWATSSVLGADAGTARMQEIAAAVREGAQAYLRRQYLTIAIVGVVIFVLLAYFLGILVAVGFLIGAILSGAAGFIGMNVSVRANVRTAQAATKSLAGGLELAFKAGAITGLLVAGLALLGVTLYFIYLTQFHGLKPNDRVVIDALVALGFGASLISIFARLGGGIFTKGADVGGDLVGKVEAGIPEDDPRNPATIADNVGDNVGDCAGMAADLFETYAVTAVATMVLAAIFFGATPVVKEVMTLPLAIGGICIITSIIGTFFVKLGASQSIMGALYKGLIATGVLSLAGVAIAVHYLVGFGQLAGVSYSGMSLFLCGVAGLAVTGLIIWITEYYTGTDYRPVKSIAQSSVTGHGTNVIQGLAISMEATALPAIVIIAGILITYSLAGLFGIAIATTTMLALAGMIVALDAFGPVTDNAGGIAEMAGLPKEVRKATDALDAVGNTTKAVTKGYAIGSAGLGALVLFAAYNQDLKFFIADSANHPYFAGVSPDFSLNSPYVVVGLLFGGLLPYLFGAMGMTAVGRAAGAIVEEVRRQFREKPGIMQGTDKPDYGKAVDLLTKAAIKEMIIPSLLPVLSPIVVYFAIYAIAGGGAEGKSAAFSAVGAMLLGVIVTGLFVAISMTSGGGAWDNAKKYIEDGHYGGKGSDAHKAAVTGDTVGDPYKDTAGPAVNPMIKITNIVALLLLAVLAH comes from the coding sequence ATGACAGCTTTGTGGTTGATCGTGCTCTGTGGAGCACTTTCCGTCGTTTATGCGGCGTGGGCAACGTCGTCGGTACTGGGGGCCGACGCAGGCACTGCGCGCATGCAGGAAATTGCGGCAGCGGTCCGCGAAGGCGCGCAGGCTTATCTGCGTCGTCAGTATCTGACGATCGCCATCGTCGGCGTCGTTATCTTCGTGCTGCTTGCGTACTTCCTTGGCATCCTGGTTGCGGTCGGCTTCCTGATCGGCGCCATACTCTCGGGCGCAGCGGGCTTCATCGGCATGAACGTCTCGGTGCGAGCCAACGTCCGCACCGCGCAGGCGGCGACCAAGTCGCTCGCCGGCGGCCTCGAGCTTGCTTTCAAGGCAGGTGCGATCACCGGTCTTCTCGTGGCTGGCCTCGCGCTGCTCGGTGTCACGCTCTACTTCATCTATCTCACTCAGTTCCACGGCTTGAAGCCGAATGACCGCGTCGTCATCGACGCGCTGGTCGCGCTCGGCTTCGGCGCTTCGCTGATCTCGATCTTCGCCCGTCTCGGCGGCGGCATCTTCACCAAGGGTGCGGACGTCGGCGGTGATCTCGTCGGCAAGGTCGAAGCAGGCATTCCGGAAGACGATCCGCGCAACCCGGCGACCATCGCAGACAACGTCGGCGACAATGTCGGCGACTGCGCCGGTATGGCGGCCGACCTGTTTGAGACCTATGCCGTGACCGCGGTCGCGACCATGGTGCTCGCGGCGATCTTCTTCGGCGCCACGCCGGTCGTGAAGGAGGTGATGACGCTGCCGCTCGCCATTGGCGGCATCTGCATCATCACCTCGATTATCGGCACGTTCTTCGTGAAGCTTGGTGCAAGCCAGTCGATCATGGGCGCGCTTTACAAGGGCCTGATCGCAACCGGCGTGCTTTCGCTCGCGGGTGTTGCGATCGCCGTGCACTACCTCGTCGGCTTCGGCCAGCTCGCGGGCGTGAGCTACTCCGGCATGTCGCTGTTCCTGTGCGGCGTCGCGGGCCTCGCGGTGACGGGTCTCATCATCTGGATCACCGAGTACTACACCGGCACCGACTATCGCCCGGTGAAATCGATCGCGCAGTCCTCGGTCACGGGTCACGGCACCAACGTGATTCAGGGCCTCGCGATTTCGATGGAAGCGACGGCGCTGCCCGCCATCGTCATCATCGCGGGCATCCTCATCACCTATAGCCTCGCCGGTCTGTTCGGCATCGCGATTGCGACCACCACCATGCTGGCGCTCGCCGGCATGATCGTCGCGCTCGACGCCTTCGGTCCGGTGACGGACAACGCGGGCGGCATCGCGGAAATGGCGGGCCTTCCCAAGGAAGTCCGCAAGGCGACCGACGCACTCGATGCGGTCGGCAACACCACCAAGGCAGTCACCAAGGGCTACGCGATTGGTTCTGCCGGTCTTGGCGCGCTGGTGCTGTTTGCCGCCTACAATCAGGACCTGAAGTTCTTCATCGCCGACTCTGCGAACCATCCTTACTTCGCGGGCGTCTCGCCAGACTTCTCGCTCAACAGCCCATATGTCGTGGTGGGCCTCCTGTTCGGCGGTCTGCTGCCCTATCTGTTCGGCGCGATGGGCATGACCGCGGTTGGCCGTGCAGCCGGTGCGATCGTCGAGGAGGTGCGTCGCCAGTTCCGCGAGAAGCCCGGCATCATGCAGGGCACCGACAAGCCTGACTACGGCAAGGCGGTCGATCTTCTGACCAAGGCGGCGATCAAGGAAATGATTATTCCGTCGCTGCTGCCGGTGCTGTCGCCGATCGTCGTCTACTTCGCGATCTATGCAATCGCGGGTGGTGGCGCAGAGGGCAAGTCGGCTGCATTCTCCGCGGTCGGCGCGATGCTGCTCGGCGTTATTGTCACCGGCTTGTTCGTCGCGATCTCGATGACCTCGGGCGGCGGTGCCTGGGACAACGCCAAGAAGTACATCGAGGATGGCCATTACGGCGGCAAGGGTTCCGACGCTCACAAGGCGGCGGTGACCGGCGACACCGTCGGCGATCCCTACAAGGATACGGCTGGCCCCGCAGTGAACCCGATGATCAAGATCACGAACATCGTGGCACTCCTGCTGCTTGCAGTCCTCGCGCATTGA
- the ldtR gene encoding transcriptional regulator LdtR: protein MMKSAAKAVMPAANETSAPIQPLYLEALTLVERLHRRLLDVIKDEFDRRGRSDINSVQALLLYNIGDKELTAGELRTRGYYLGSNVSYNLKKLVEMGFLDHQRSRVDRRSVRISLTEQGQEIRRIVDALYQKHVKTVEQVGGISNDEFATLNKSLHRLERFWTDQILYRL from the coding sequence ATGATGAAATCCGCAGCCAAAGCTGTGATGCCTGCCGCCAATGAAACGTCGGCGCCGATCCAGCCGCTTTATCTCGAAGCTCTCACGCTCGTCGAACGTCTGCATCGTCGTCTGCTCGACGTCATCAAGGACGAATTCGATCGTCGTGGCCGCTCCGATATCAACTCGGTGCAGGCGCTCCTCCTCTACAACATCGGCGACAAGGAGCTCACGGCTGGCGAACTGCGCACGCGCGGTTACTATCTCGGCTCGAACGTCTCCTACAATCTGAAGAAGCTTGTCGAGATGGGCTTCCTCGATCATCAGCGTTCACGCGTTGATCGCCGTTCGGTGCGCATCAGCCTGACCGAGCAGGGTCAGGAGATTCGCCGCATCGTCGACGCGCTCTACCAGAAGCACGTCAAGACGGTGGAGCAGGTCGGCGGCATCTCGAACGACGAGTTCGCCACGCTGAACAAGTCGCTGCATCGGCTCGAGCGTTTCTGGACCGACCAGATCCTCTATCGGCTCTGA
- the glyA gene encoding serine hydroxymethyltransferase, with amino-acid sequence MPSSAQNASTPNTFFTASLAAADPEIADAIKGELGRQQHEIELIASENIVSRAVLEAQGSVMTNKYAEGYPGKRYYGGCEWVDVAETLAIERAKKLFGAQFANVQPNSGSQMNQAVFLALLQPGDTFMGLDLAAGGHLTHGSPVNMSGKWFKAAHYTVRRDDQLIDMDEVAKQAEQVKPKLIIAGGSAYSRPWDFKRFREIADSVGAYFMVDMAHFAGLVAGGVHASPVPHAHVTTTTTHKSLRGPRGGLILTNDEDIAKKINSAIFPGLQGGPLMHVIAAKAVAFKEALQPDFKVYAKNIVENARALAETLRGHGFEIVSGGTDNHLMLVDLRPKGLKGNISERALVRSGLTCNKNGIPFDPEKPFVTSGLRLGTPATTTRGFGVAEFKQVGALIAEVLNAVAQSPDGAAPGVEESVKKRVRELTDRFPIYS; translated from the coding sequence ATGCCGTCTTCCGCGCAGAACGCCTCGACCCCCAATACGTTTTTCACCGCCTCGCTGGCCGCGGCCGATCCCGAGATCGCCGATGCGATCAAGGGCGAGCTGGGTCGCCAGCAGCACGAGATCGAGCTGATCGCCTCCGAGAACATCGTGAGCCGCGCCGTGCTCGAGGCGCAGGGCTCGGTGATGACCAACAAGTACGCGGAGGGTTATCCCGGCAAGCGCTACTACGGCGGTTGCGAGTGGGTCGACGTCGCTGAGACGCTCGCGATCGAGCGCGCCAAAAAGCTGTTCGGCGCGCAGTTCGCCAACGTGCAGCCGAACTCCGGCAGCCAGATGAATCAGGCGGTGTTTCTCGCGCTGCTGCAACCCGGCGATACCTTCATGGGTCTCGATCTTGCTGCGGGCGGCCATCTCACCCACGGCTCGCCAGTCAACATGTCCGGCAAGTGGTTCAAGGCCGCGCACTACACCGTGCGCCGTGACGATCAGTTGATCGACATGGACGAAGTGGCGAAGCAGGCCGAGCAGGTGAAGCCGAAGCTTATCATCGCCGGTGGCTCCGCTTATTCACGTCCGTGGGACTTCAAGCGCTTCCGCGAGATCGCCGACAGCGTCGGCGCCTATTTCATGGTGGACATGGCGCACTTCGCCGGTCTCGTTGCGGGCGGCGTGCATGCTTCGCCGGTGCCCCATGCTCACGTCACGACGACAACGACGCACAAGTCGCTGCGCGGTCCGCGCGGCGGCCTGATCCTCACCAATGATGAGGACATCGCCAAGAAGATCAACTCGGCGATCTTCCCCGGCCTACAGGGCGGGCCGCTGATGCACGTCATCGCCGCCAAGGCAGTTGCCTTCAAGGAAGCGCTGCAGCCCGACTTCAAGGTCTACGCGAAGAACATCGTCGAAAATGCCCGGGCACTTGCGGAAACGCTGCGCGGCCATGGTTTCGAGATCGTCTCCGGCGGCACCGACAATCACCTGATGCTGGTCGACCTTCGTCCCAAGGGGCTGAAGGGCAACATCTCGGAGCGGGCGCTGGTGCGCTCGGGTCTCACCTGCAACAAGAACGGCATTCCGTTCGACCCCGAAAAGCCGTTCGTGACCTCGGGCCTGCGCCTCGGCACGCCGGCAACGACGACGCGCGGTTTTGGCGTTGCAGAGTTCAAGCAGGTCGGCGCGCTGATCGCCGAAGTGCTGAACGCAGTTGCGCAGTCGCCGGATGGTGCCGCGCCGGGCGTCGAGGAATCGGTGAAGAAGCGGGTACGCGAACTCACCGATCGGTTCCCGATCTATTCGTAG
- the nusB gene encoding transcription antitermination factor NusB translates to MADTPKTVASKTEGKANRRGAARLAAVQALYQMDIAGAGINDIFAEFESHWLGNEVEGDEYLPAEAAFFRDIVSGVVRDQGRIDPMLDEALSRGWPLKRIEAILRATLRAGAYELGHRKDVPARVVIKEYVDVAHAFFEADEAGMVNAVLDQIARQTRAGEFH, encoded by the coding sequence ATGGCCGACACTCCTAAAACTGTGGCTTCCAAGACCGAAGGCAAGGCGAACCGGCGTGGCGCGGCGCGGCTTGCGGCCGTGCAGGCGCTGTACCAGATGGACATCGCCGGCGCAGGCATCAACGACATCTTCGCGGAGTTCGAGAGCCATTGGCTCGGTAACGAGGTCGAAGGCGACGAATATCTTCCGGCGGAGGCCGCGTTCTTTCGCGACATCGTCTCCGGTGTCGTGCGCGATCAGGGCCGGATCGACCCGATGCTCGACGAGGCACTGAGCCGAGGCTGGCCGCTGAAGCGGATCGAGGCGATTCTCCGCGCGACGTTGCGCGCCGGTGCCTATGAGCTCGGTCATCGCAAGGACGTTCCCGCACGCGTCGTCATCAAGGAATATGTCGATGTTGCCCATGCCTTTTTTGAGGCCGATGAGGCTGGGATGGTGAATGCCGTGCTCGATCAGATCGCGCGGCAGACGCGGGCCGGGGAATTCCACTAG
- the nrdR gene encoding transcriptional regulator NrdR: MRCPSCGSLDTQVKDSRPTEDSSVIRRRRVCLTCNFRFTTFERVQLRELTVIKRNGRRVPFDRDKLVRSLQISLRKRPVETERLEKMVSTIVRELESSGEAEISSEMIGEIVMENLRQLDDVAYVRFASVYRNFREAKDFETVLGELSDEGLPTNVRK; the protein is encoded by the coding sequence ATGCGTTGCCCAAGCTGCGGCAGTCTCGATACCCAGGTGAAGGACTCCCGACCCACGGAGGACTCCTCCGTGATCCGCCGCCGCCGCGTGTGCCTGACGTGCAACTTCCGCTTCACGACCTTTGAGCGGGTGCAGTTGCGCGAGCTGACCGTGATCAAGCGCAACGGCCGCCGGGTGCCGTTCGATCGCGATAAGCTCGTGCGCTCGCTGCAGATCTCGCTTCGCAAGCGGCCGGTGGAAACCGAGCGGCTGGAGAAAATGGTCTCCACCATCGTGCGAGAGCTTGAAAGCAGCGGCGAGGCGGAAATCTCGTCCGAGATGATCGGTGAGATCGTGATGGAGAATCTGCGCCAGCTCGATGACGTCGCCTATGTGCGCTTTGCCTCCGTCTATCGCAATTTTCGCGAGGCCAAGGACTTCGAGACGGTGTTGGGCGAACTCTCCGACGAGGGTCTGCCGACCAACGTGCGCAAATGA
- the thiL gene encoding thiamine-phosphate kinase, which produces MASAEDDLIARYFRPVATHAGALGLIDDAAILAASGEDVVITTDAVIEGVHFLPDDPPETVARKALRVNLSDLAAKGAKPAGFVLTLALRGVSEAWLAPFTAALAEDAKAFGCPLLGGDTVSTPGPLMISVTIFGKLPAGTMVRRSTARPGDIVAVTGTIGDAALGLACLKGHAPLDNVEARDELIARYQVPQPRNALAEAVRTHASAAMDVSDGLAGDLAKLCAASNVSATVETSDLPFSDTARQILSLGAIGPETLIAGGDDYEILCTVPQGRWASFMDSAERAGVAVTAIGRITNGPSAPVFLDAAGAPMHLKRLSYSHF; this is translated from the coding sequence ATGGCCTCTGCCGAAGACGATCTGATTGCGCGTTATTTTCGCCCGGTCGCCACGCATGCGGGCGCGCTCGGGTTGATCGATGACGCCGCGATTCTGGCCGCATCGGGCGAGGATGTGGTTATCACCACGGACGCCGTTATCGAAGGCGTGCATTTCCTGCCCGACGATCCGCCGGAGACGGTGGCGCGCAAGGCGCTGCGGGTAAACCTGTCCGATCTCGCGGCCAAGGGGGCGAAGCCCGCAGGCTTCGTGCTGACGCTTGCGCTACGCGGTGTCAGCGAAGCGTGGCTTGCGCCGTTCACTGCCGCGCTGGCGGAGGACGCTAAAGCGTTCGGGTGTCCGTTGCTCGGTGGCGATACGGTCTCGACGCCGGGACCGCTCATGATCTCGGTGACGATCTTCGGCAAGCTGCCAGCCGGCACCATGGTGCGGCGAAGCACCGCCCGGCCGGGTGACATCGTCGCCGTGACCGGCACGATCGGCGATGCGGCACTTGGCCTTGCCTGCTTGAAAGGGCACGCGCCGCTCGACAATGTGGAGGCCCGTGATGAGCTGATCGCGCGCTATCAGGTCCCGCAGCCACGCAACGCGTTGGCGGAAGCCGTTCGTACCCATGCGAGTGCGGCGATGGATGTCTCGGATGGTCTTGCCGGTGACCTCGCCAAACTTTGCGCTGCCTCAAATGTTTCGGCGACGGTGGAAACTTCGGACCTGCCGTTTTCCGACACCGCGCGTCAGATTCTATCGCTTGGCGCAATCGGGCCGGAAACGCTGATCGCTGGCGGGGACGACTACGAGATTCTCTGCACCGTTCCGCAAGGGCGCTGGGCGTCCTTTATGGACTCGGCAGAACGCGCGGGCGTAGCGGTCACGGCGATCGGGCGGATCACAAATGGACCGTCCGCACCGGTATTTCTCGATGCAGCGGGCGCTCCGATGCATTTGAAACGATTGTCCTACAGCCATTTCTAG
- the hemB gene encoding porphobilinogen synthase — MAIKFGRPIEARDTAPSFTSGTDASPAALHLTTRMRRNRKSEWARRLVRENVLTTDDLIWPLFAADGDNRREAVASMPGVERLSVDQCVRDAERAAKLDIPCIALFPYTDPALRDPQGSEALNADNLVCRTVRAVKKEFPDLGVLCDVALDPFTSHGHDGLLRDDGVIMNDETVAVLARQALVQAEAGCDVIAPSDMMDGRIGAIRDALDAAGFGDVQIMAYAAKYASAFYGPFRDAVGSAKALTGDKRTYQMDPANSDEALREVELDIAEGADMVMVKPGLPYLDILRRVKDTFAMPTFAYQVSGEYAMLMAAANNGWLDGERAMMESLLAFKRAGADGVLTYFAPRAAEKLRTRG, encoded by the coding sequence ATGGCAATCAAATTCGGACGACCGATCGAAGCCCGCGACACTGCGCCCTCTTTCACCTCCGGCACAGACGCCTCGCCCGCAGCGCTGCATCTCACCACGCGGATGCGCCGCAACCGCAAGAGCGAATGGGCGCGCCGGCTCGTGCGCGAAAATGTGCTGACGACGGACGATCTGATCTGGCCGCTGTTTGCCGCAGATGGCGACAACAGGCGCGAGGCGGTTGCCTCGATGCCGGGCGTGGAACGGCTCAGCGTCGATCAATGCGTCCGCGATGCGGAGCGCGCGGCCAAGCTCGACATCCCGTGCATTGCCCTGTTCCCCTACACTGATCCTGCCTTGCGCGATCCGCAGGGTTCCGAGGCGCTGAACGCGGACAATCTGGTGTGCCGGACTGTTCGCGCCGTCAAGAAAGAGTTTCCCGATCTCGGCGTGCTGTGCGACGTGGCACTCGATCCGTTCACCAGCCATGGCCATGACGGTTTGTTGCGCGACGATGGCGTCATCATGAACGACGAGACGGTCGCCGTGCTTGCGCGTCAGGCGCTGGTGCAGGCGGAAGCCGGCTGCGACGTCATCGCACCTTCCGACATGATGGACGGCCGTATCGGCGCGATCCGCGATGCGCTCGACGCTGCGGGATTCGGCGATGTGCAGATCATGGCCTATGCGGCGAAATACGCCTCCGCCTTCTACGGCCCGTTCCGCGATGCGGTCGGCTCCGCGAAGGCGCTCACCGGCGACAAGCGCACCTATCAGATGGACCCGGCCAATTCCGACGAAGCGCTGCGCGAGGTCGAACTCGATATCGCCGAGGGCGCGGACATGGTGATGGTGAAGCCGGGCCTCCCCTATCTCGATATCCTGCGGCGAGTGAAGGACACCTTCGCGATGCCGACCTTCGCCTATCAGGTGTCCGGCGAGTACGCGATGCTGATGGCGGCGGCGAACAATGGCTGGCTCGACGGCGAACGCGCGATGATGGAAAGCCTGCTCGCGTTCAAGCGCGCCGGTGCTGACGGCGTTCTCACCTACTTCGCGCCGCGAGCGGCCGAGAAGCTGCGCACCAGGGGCTAA
- a CDS encoding DUF6163 family protein, with protein sequence MNDDFEPSRKVHRVRVNDPVQQTAKRGRLASLTGEVETGETTWTTRLVMFLRAMAVIAMIMGLYNWAQITGFLGGQDGAFEVQTMQWQAATVYFAVIEPVAAVGLWLATPWGAVVWLTTIVSLAVVEIMFPSIYGGHFLVVVFAAVLLAAYLALAWMAARERPP encoded by the coding sequence ATGAACGACGATTTCGAGCCTTCGCGGAAAGTGCACAGGGTGCGCGTCAACGATCCCGTCCAGCAGACGGCGAAGCGTGGCCGGCTGGCCTCGCTCACCGGTGAGGTCGAGACCGGCGAGACGACATGGACGACGCGCCTCGTCATGTTCCTGCGCGCGATGGCCGTGATCGCGATGATCATGGGTCTCTACAACTGGGCGCAGATCACCGGGTTCCTCGGCGGACAGGACGGCGCGTTCGAAGTGCAGACGATGCAGTGGCAGGCAGCCACCGTTTATTTTGCGGTGATCGAACCTGTCGCTGCTGTCGGGCTGTGGCTCGCAACGCCATGGGGCGCAGTGGTGTGGCTCACCACGATTGTATCGCTTGCCGTTGTCGAGATCATGTTTCCGTCGATTTACGGCGGACACTTTCTCGTCGTTGTGTTCGCGGCGGTGTTGCTCGCCGCTTATCTCGCGCTCGCATGGATGGCGGCGCGCGAACGGCCGCCATAG
- a CDS encoding riboflavin synthase produces the protein MFTGIITDVGEILSITPTAQGQLHRLHIGCHYDQTTIADGASIACNGVCLTVVRSGVEAGRTWFEADAAAETLRLTTARDWTQGSHLNLERALKIGDELGGHIVSGHVDGIATVTLREDLPDMARFELRAPRDLAKFIAAKGSVTLDGASLTVNTAVNDTFSVLIIPHTLQVTTLQSWQVGSEVNIEIDVMARYAARLSEMA, from the coding sequence ATGTTCACAGGAATCATCACCGACGTCGGCGAAATCCTCTCGATCACGCCCACCGCGCAGGGGCAACTGCATCGTCTGCACATCGGCTGCCATTACGATCAGACAACCATCGCCGATGGCGCATCGATTGCCTGCAATGGCGTCTGCCTCACCGTGGTGCGTTCCGGCGTGGAGGCGGGCCGTACCTGGTTCGAGGCAGATGCGGCGGCTGAGACGCTGCGCCTGACGACTGCGAGAGACTGGACGCAGGGCTCCCACCTCAATCTCGAGCGCGCGCTGAAGATTGGTGACGAGCTTGGTGGCCATATCGTATCCGGCCACGTCGACGGCATCGCCACAGTCACGCTGCGCGAGGACCTGCCGGATATGGCACGGTTCGAGCTGCGCGCGCCCCGTGACCTTGCGAAGTTTATCGCCGCCAAGGGCTCGGTGACGCTCGATGGCGCCTCGCTGACGGTCAATACGGCAGTTAATGACACTTTTTCGGTGCTCATCATCCCGCACACGCTGCAAGTGACGACGCTGCAGAGCTGGCAGGTGGGCAGCGAGGTGAATATCGAGATCGACGTTATGGCCCGTTACGCCGCCCGACTTTCGGAGATGGCCTAA
- the ribD gene encoding bifunctional diaminohydroxyphosphoribosylaminopyrimidine deaminase/5-amino-6-(5-phosphoribosylamino)uracil reductase RibD — MAQASASAAVSSEDHRFMQLALALGRRGQGATWPNPAVGAVVVKDGVILGRGWTQPGGRPHAEPQALQRAGEAARGATLYVTLEPCSHYGKSPPCVDAIIVSGIARVVSAIEDPNPQVAGQGHVRLRDAGITVDVGLCRDEAAQAHSGHFLRVREGRPHVTLKLAVSADGKIAAAGGKPVRITGEAANARVHLLRAESDAILIGIGTALADDPLLTCRLPGMEHRSPVRVVLDRALRLPGASRLVHSARQTPLWIIAAETAEAAAAARLGVAGAHLFRLPVEDRAAGLDLNAVLRTLSEQDITRLLVEGGAKVASSFLAARLVDEFWLLQGAKSIGDDGLPALEGQDLDAVTASSGWRIDATQMLGDDRLTISRRVESI, encoded by the coding sequence ATGGCGCAGGCCAGCGCTTCGGCGGCCGTTTCTTCTGAAGACCATCGCTTCATGCAACTCGCGCTCGCGCTCGGCCGGCGCGGGCAGGGTGCGACTTGGCCGAACCCCGCTGTCGGCGCGGTGGTGGTGAAGGATGGCGTCATTCTCGGGCGTGGCTGGACACAGCCCGGTGGCCGCCCGCATGCCGAGCCGCAGGCTTTGCAACGAGCGGGCGAAGCAGCGCGAGGTGCAACGCTCTATGTGACGCTCGAGCCGTGCTCGCATTACGGTAAGTCGCCGCCTTGCGTGGATGCGATCATCGTATCCGGCATCGCGCGCGTGGTGTCGGCGATCGAGGATCCCAATCCGCAGGTGGCGGGACAGGGCCATGTGCGATTGCGGGATGCAGGGATTACGGTAGATGTCGGGCTGTGCCGGGACGAAGCGGCTCAGGCGCATTCGGGGCATTTCCTGCGGGTGCGCGAGGGCCGGCCGCACGTCACACTTAAGCTCGCGGTCTCGGCCGATGGCAAGATCGCAGCCGCGGGCGGCAAGCCGGTACGGATCACTGGCGAGGCCGCGAATGCGCGGGTTCACCTTTTGCGCGCGGAAAGCGATGCGATCCTGATCGGCATCGGCACAGCGCTGGCCGACGATCCGCTGCTGACCTGTCGTTTGCCCGGCATGGAGCATCGCTCGCCAGTGCGTGTGGTGCTTGATCGCGCGCTGCGATTGCCGGGCGCGAGCCGCCTTGTGCATTCCGCGCGGCAAACGCCGCTGTGGATCATTGCCGCTGAGACGGCGGAGGCCGCGGCTGCGGCCAGACTCGGCGTCGCCGGGGCGCATCTGTTCCGTCTGCCGGTGGAAGATCGCGCGGCCGGTCTCGATCTGAACGCTGTGTTGCGGACCTTGTCGGAGCAGGACATCACGCGACTGCTGGTCGAGGGTGGCGCAAAGGTGGCGTCGTCGTTTCTAGCCGCCCGGCTCGTCGATGAGTTTTGGCTGCTGCAAGGCGCGAAAAGCATCGGTGACGATGGTTTGCCGGCGCTGGAAGGGCAGGACCTTGATGCCGTCACCGCATCGTCCGGCTGGCGCATCGACGCAACGCAAATGTTGGGCGATGATCGGCTGACAATCTCCCGGCGCGTCGAATCCATCTGA
- a CDS encoding RDD family protein, producing MSNTQDSNGGASWRNEPYGSRAYEAETQSNLALYSGVLTKRFVAFLIDLLVLSVPIILATIFIALFGVVTLGLGWALFWLVSPFSIVWALLYYGLSLGGAHSATVGMRMLGIHMETLSGEPPYFLLGVIHALAYWFSVSFLTPLIVLVGFFNRRGQLLHDLVLGTVLVNTAATQPPRSF from the coding sequence ATGTCGAATACGCAAGACTCGAATGGTGGTGCGTCGTGGCGGAACGAGCCCTATGGCTCGCGTGCTTACGAAGCCGAAACGCAAAGCAACCTCGCGCTTTACAGCGGCGTGCTGACCAAGCGTTTCGTCGCCTTCCTGATCGACCTTCTGGTGCTGTCGGTTCCGATCATCCTCGCCACGATCTTCATCGCGCTGTTCGGCGTGGTGACGCTCGGGCTCGGCTGGGCGCTGTTCTGGCTGGTGTCGCCATTCTCGATCGTCTGGGCATTGCTCTATTACGGCCTTTCGCTCGGTGGAGCGCACTCGGCCACAGTTGGCATGCGGATGCTGGGAATCCATATGGAAACCCTGTCCGGCGAACCGCCCTATTTCCTGCTCGGCGTGATCCACGCGCTCGCCTACTGGTTCTCGGTGTCGTTCCTGACGCCGCTGATCGTGCTGGTCGGGTTCTTCAACCGGCGCGGCCAGTTGCTGCACGACCTCGTGCTCGGCACGGTGCTCGTGAACACGGCGGCAACCCAGCCTCCCCGTTCGTTCTGA
- the ribH gene encoding 6,7-dimethyl-8-ribityllumazine synthase, which translates to MATPRRAQLDDKTDITGARVVIVEARFYDDIQDALLEGAKTELDAAGVAYDILSVPGALEIPAAIAIALDAAKKNGRPYEGAVALGCVIRGDTIHFEIVSAESARGLMDLSVSRSLALGNGIITVNNTEQAWERARADDLNKGGDAARAAIQMIRIKRKLAKP; encoded by the coding sequence ATGGCGACCCCCCGCCGGGCCCAACTGGACGACAAGACCGACATCACCGGCGCCCGCGTCGTGATCGTCGAGGCGCGCTTTTACGACGATATTCAGGACGCTCTCCTGGAAGGCGCGAAGACTGAACTCGATGCGGCAGGCGTCGCTTACGATATTCTGAGTGTGCCGGGCGCGCTGGAAATTCCGGCTGCGATCGCGATTGCGCTCGATGCGGCGAAGAAGAACGGTCGCCCCTATGAAGGCGCGGTGGCGCTGGGTTGCGTCATTCGCGGCGACACCATCCACTTCGAGATCGTTTCAGCGGAATCCGCGCGTGGGCTGATGGATTTGTCGGTGTCGCGCAGCCTTGCGCTCGGCAACGGCATCATCACCGTCAACAACACGGAGCAGGCGTGGGAACGCGCCCGTGCCGACGACCTCAACAAGGGCGGAGATGCGGCGCGCGCTGCGATCCAGATGATCCGGATCAAGCGCAAGCTGGCGAAGCCGTGA